One window from the genome of Aricia agestis chromosome 6, ilAriAges1.1, whole genome shotgun sequence encodes:
- the LOC121728406 gene encoding proteasome subunit alpha type-5, with protein sequence MFLTRSEYDRGVNTFSPEGRLFQVEYAIEAIKLGSTAIGICTSEGVVLAVEKRITSPLMEPTTIEKIVEVDRHIACAVSGLMADSRTLIERARVECQNHWFVYNEKMSVESCAQAVSNLAIQFGDSDDNSGTAMSRPFGVAVMFAGIDEKGPQLFHMDPSGTFVQYDAKAIGSGSEGAQQSLKESYHKSMTLKEAIKSALTILKQVMEEKLSESNVEVVTMTPGSLFHMFNREQLAEVIKDIP encoded by the exons ATGTTTCTCACAAGATCAGAGTACGATCGTGGAGTCAATACCTTCAGTCCTGAAGGCAGGCTTTTCCAAGTGGAATATGCTATCGAAGCTATAAAGCTAGGGTCAACAGCCATTGGCATTTGCACGTCAGAGGGAGTAGTTCTCGCCGTCGAAAAGAGAATTACTTCTCCGCTTATGGAACCGACTACTATTGAAAAGATCGTGGAAGTCGATCGTCACATTGCTTGTGCAGTATCAGGACTTATGGCAGATTCTCG AACCTTGATAGAGAGAGCTCGTGTGGAGTGTCAGAACCACTGGTTTGTGTACAATGAGAAGATGAGCGTCGAGTCATGTGCACAGGCTGTATCCAACCTGGCCATTCAATTTGGAGACAGTGATGACAACAGCGGCACTGCCATGTCCAGACCATTTGGTGTTGCTGTGATGTTTGCAG GTATTGATGAGAAAGGACCCCAGCTATTCCACATGGATCCAAGTGGTACATTTGTGCAATACGATGCTAAAGCCATCGGTTCTGGTAGTGAAGGAGCTCAGCAAAGTCTtaag gAATCTTACCATAAATCCATGACGTTGAAGGAGGCTATAAAATCAGCTTTGACTATTCTCAAGCAAGTCATGGAGGAAAAACTCTCTGAAAGTAATGTGGAAGTCGTCACCATGACACCTGGTTCCCTATTCCACATGTTCAACAGAGAGCAGCTCGCCGAAGTGATTAAAGACATACCTTGA